In one Pseudomonas purpurea genomic region, the following are encoded:
- a CDS encoding FecR family protein: MNIFSISNPRATRQVQLQGEARDWLILLTSGQATAADARALRQWCEQSPEHAQAFEDGKALWHCLKPAAEQVEPRARPRSFGRRAFLGGAIAASAAFFVVRATVPGGFAGLGADYRTEVGEQRRVDLADGVSLELNTQTRISRRTLAGGGEGLELVSGEVEVRARSQTPLRVEAAGGWLSAAHARFNLRNTDQNVCVTCIEGSLTVDVQGRSVLLESGKQLTYDANGIGAPQAVDTSAVMAWRQQVLVFNDATLVTVIEEINRYRPGMLLLLNKDVGQRKVQARFRLDQLAGVALLIRDAYGVKCTELPGGVVVLS, encoded by the coding sequence TTGAATATTTTTAGCATTTCCAACCCACGGGCAACGCGCCAGGTTCAGTTGCAGGGCGAAGCCCGGGACTGGTTGATCCTCTTGACCTCGGGCCAGGCCACGGCGGCCGATGCACGAGCGTTGCGCCAATGGTGCGAGCAAAGCCCGGAACACGCCCAGGCATTTGAGGATGGCAAGGCGTTATGGCATTGCTTGAAACCGGCCGCCGAGCAGGTTGAGCCGCGTGCCCGACCACGCTCCTTTGGTCGACGGGCGTTCCTGGGCGGGGCCATTGCAGCCTCGGCCGCGTTCTTTGTGGTGCGCGCCACGGTGCCTGGCGGCTTTGCCGGGCTGGGGGCGGACTACCGCACTGAAGTCGGTGAGCAACGCCGCGTCGATCTGGCCGATGGCGTGAGCCTGGAGCTCAACACCCAGACCCGCATCAGCCGCCGTACGTTGGCCGGTGGCGGTGAAGGGCTGGAGTTGGTCAGTGGCGAGGTCGAGGTGCGGGCGCGCAGTCAGACGCCGCTCAGGGTCGAGGCCGCCGGGGGCTGGTTGAGCGCCGCACACGCACGTTTCAACCTGCGCAACACCGACCAAAATGTCTGCGTGACGTGCATCGAAGGTTCGCTGACGGTGGATGTGCAGGGGCGCAGTGTTCTTCTGGAAAGCGGCAAGCAACTGACGTATGACGCCAATGGCATCGGTGCACCGCAGGCGGTCGACACGTCAGCGGTGATGGCATGGCGCCAACAGGTGCTGGTGTTCAACGATGCGACGCTGGTCACGGTGATCGAAGAGATCAATCGTTACCGGCCGGGGATGTTGTTGTTGCTCAACAAGGACGTGGGCCAGCGCAAGGTTCAGGCTCGCTTTCGGCTTGATCAACTGGCAGGTGTGGCGTTGTTGATTCGTGATGCCTATGGCGTCAAGTGCACCGAGTTGCCGGGCGGGGTGGTGGTGCTGAGTTAG
- a CDS encoding RNA polymerase sigma factor — protein MKTTGQSAMVRLFLTSYDDFKVRLRRRLGSEDLANDVLHETYLRVDRMEEPLNLSQPNAYLYRMALNIAADRRQSDARLLTGSEVEELLHVGDDTLDPARVVGGQKDIQSLLSALYELPARRRKIFIAARLEEAPHLEISRRFGISTRMVEKELKAALGHCATRLERKVIQRFGPGAGKPSC, from the coding sequence ATGAAAACCACCGGACAGAGCGCGATGGTCAGGCTGTTCCTGACGTCCTATGACGATTTCAAGGTGCGCCTGCGAAGACGCCTTGGCTCCGAGGACCTGGCCAATGATGTCCTGCATGAAACCTACCTGCGGGTCGACCGCATGGAAGAACCGCTGAACCTCAGCCAACCCAATGCTTACCTCTATCGCATGGCCTTGAACATTGCGGCCGACCGACGCCAGTCCGATGCGCGATTGCTGACCGGCAGCGAAGTCGAGGAACTGTTGCACGTGGGCGATGACACGCTGGACCCGGCACGGGTGGTCGGCGGCCAGAAGGACATCCAATCCTTGCTCAGTGCGCTGTATGAACTGCCGGCGCGGCGTCGCAAGATCTTCATCGCCGCGCGCCTGGAGGAGGCGCCGCACCTGGAAATCTCCCGGCGTTTCGGGATCTCGACACGGATGGTCGAAAAAGAACTCAAGGCCGCCCTTGGCCACTGCGCCACGCGCCTGGAAAGAAAAGTGATTCAACGGTTCGGTCCCGGTGCGGGAAAACCGTCTTGTTAG
- a CDS encoding cupin domain-containing protein encodes MNALKFATSTLTGLALLALLASLNAFAHDPVYGKEKLNVLQEHQLSNVPGKKVMMLTVDYAPGQATVPHMHEGSAMAYVLEGEITSQVNDEKAITFKAGESWYEAAGSRHPVSENASQSRPAKLLVFMLMDNKDEVLTPLNQ; translated from the coding sequence ATGAATGCACTCAAGTTCGCCACGTCGACCCTGACAGGTCTGGCATTACTGGCATTACTGGCGTCACTCAACGCCTTTGCCCACGACCCGGTCTACGGCAAGGAAAAGCTTAACGTGCTGCAAGAGCATCAACTGAGCAACGTGCCCGGCAAGAAAGTCATGATGCTCACCGTCGACTACGCACCCGGCCAGGCCACCGTCCCTCACATGCACGAGGGTTCGGCCATGGCCTATGTACTGGAGGGCGAAATAACCTCCCAGGTCAACGATGAAAAGGCCATCACCTTTAAGGCCGGTGAATCCTGGTACGAAGCGGCCGGCTCCCGACATCCGGTATCGGAGAACGCCAGTCAGAGCAGGCCGGCGAAGTTGTTGGTGTTCATGCTGATGGATAACAAGGATGAAGTGCTGACACCGTTGAACCAGTAG
- a CDS encoding NAD-glutamate dehydrogenase, which produces MAFFTAASKADFQHQLQAALAQHISEQALPQVALFAEQFFGIISLDELTQRRLSDLAGCTLSAWRLLERFDHAQPQVRVYNPDYERHGWQSTHTAIEVLHHDLPFLVDSVRTELNRRGYSIHTLQTTVLSVRRGSKGELLEILPKGTQGEGIQQESLMYLEIDRCANAAELNVLSKELEQVLGEVRVAVADFEPMKAKVQEILAGLDNSKFAVDGDEKAEIKSFLEWLVGNHFTFLGYEEFVVRDEADGGHIEYDQKSFLGLTKLLRAGLTADDLRIEDYAVNYLREPTLLSFAKAAHPSRVHRPAYPDYVSIREIDANGKVVKECRFMGLYTSSVYGESVRVIPYIRRKVEEIERRSGFQAKAHLGKELAQVVEVLPRDDLFQTPVDELFSTVMSIVQIQERNKIRVFLRKDPYGRFCYCLAYVPRDIYSTEVRQKIQQVLMDRLKASDCEFWTFFSESVLARVQLILRVDPKNRLDIDPLLLEKEVVQACRSWQDDYASLVVESFGEAHGTNVLADFPKGFPAGYRERFAAHSAVVDMQHLLNLSEANPLVMSFYQPLAQSTGQQLLHCKLYHADTPLALSDVLPILENLGLRVLGEFPYRLRHSNGREFWIHDFAFTAAEGLNLDIQQLNDTLQDAFVHIVRGDAENDAFNRLVLTAGLPWRDVALLRAYARYLKQIRLGFDLGYIASTLNNHTDIARELTRLFKTRFYLARKLTSDDLDDKQQRLEHAILSALDDVQVLNEDRILRRYLDLIKATLRTNFYQTDANGHNKSYFSFKFNPHLIPELPKPVPKFEIFVYSPRVEGVHLRFGNVARGGLRWSDREEDFRTEVLGLVKAQQVKNSVIVPVGAKGGFLPRRLPLGGSRDEIAAEGIACYRIFISGLLDITDNLKDGALVPPLNVVRHDDDDPYLVVAADKGTATFSDIANGIAIDYGFWLGDAFASGGSAGYDHKKMGITAKGAWVGVQRHFRERGINVQEDSITVVGVGDMAGDVFGNGLLMSNTLQLVAAFNHLHIFIDPNPQPANSFAERQRLFDLPRSAWSDYDTSIMSEGGGIFSRSAKSIAISPQMKERFDIQADKLTPTELLNALLKAPVDLLWNGGIGTYVKASSESHADVGDKANDALRVNGNELRCKVVGEGGNLGMTQLGRVEFGLNGGGSNTDFIDNAGGVDCSDHEVNIKILLNEVVHAGDMTDKQRNQLLASMTDEVGGLVLGNNYKQTQALSLAARRAFVRIAEYKRLMNDLEGRGKLDRAIEFLPSEDQLNERVAAGHGLTRAELSVLISYSKIDLKEALLNSQVPDDDYLTRDMETAFPPMLVSKFSEAMRRHRLKREIVSTQIANDLVNHMGITFVQRLKESTGMSPANVAGAYVIVRDIFHLPHWFRQIEALDYQVSADVQLELMDELMRLGRRATRWFLRSRRNEQNAARDVAHFGPHLAALGLKLDELLEGPTREGWQTRYQAYVAAGVPELLARMVAGTTHLYTLLPIIEAADVTGQNAADVAKAYFAVGSALDLTWYLQQISALPVENNWQALAREAFRDDIDWQQRAITISVLQMGEGEQDVEARLALWMEQNQNMVERWRAMLVDIRAASGTDYAMYAVANRELLDLALSGQSVV; this is translated from the coding sequence ATGGCGTTCTTCACCGCAGCCAGCAAAGCCGACTTCCAGCACCAACTGCAAGCGGCACTGGCGCAGCACATCAGTGAACAGGCACTGCCACAAGTGGCGCTGTTCGCTGAACAATTCTTCGGCATTATTTCCCTTGATGAACTGACCCAGCGCCGGTTGTCCGACCTCGCCGGCTGCACACTTTCTGCCTGGCGCCTGCTTGAGCGCTTTGACCATGCGCAACCGCAAGTGCGCGTGTACAACCCTGATTACGAACGCCACGGCTGGCAGTCGACGCACACCGCGATCGAAGTGCTGCACCACGATTTGCCGTTCCTGGTGGACTCGGTACGTACCGAGCTGAACCGTCGCGGTTACAGCATCCATACCCTGCAAACCACTGTGCTGAGCGTGCGTCGCGGCAGCAAGGGCGAGCTGCTGGAAATCCTGCCAAAAGGCACCCAGGGCGAAGGCATTCAACAAGAATCGCTGATGTACCTGGAAATCGACCGTTGCGCCAACGCGGCCGAACTCAATGTCCTGAGCAAGGAGCTGGAACAGGTTCTCGGTGAAGTCCGCGTCGCGGTCGCCGATTTCGAGCCGATGAAAGCCAAGGTCCAGGAAATCCTGGCTGGCCTGGACAACAGCAAGTTCGCCGTTGATGGCGATGAAAAAGCCGAGATCAAGAGCTTCCTCGAGTGGCTCGTGGGCAACCACTTCACGTTCCTGGGCTACGAAGAGTTTGTGGTGCGTGATGAAGCCGACGGCGGCCACATCGAGTACGACCAGAAGTCGTTCCTGGGCCTGACCAAATTGCTGCGCGCCGGCCTCACCGCCGACGACCTGCGCATTGAAGACTACGCTGTGAACTACCTGCGCGAACCGACGCTGCTGTCGTTCGCCAAGGCTGCGCACCCAAGTCGCGTACACCGTCCGGCCTACCCGGACTACGTGTCGATCCGTGAAATCGACGCCAACGGCAAAGTCGTCAAGGAATGCCGTTTCATGGGCCTGTACACCTCTTCGGTGTATGGCGAGAGCGTGCGGGTCATTCCGTACATCCGCCGCAAGGTCGAGGAAATCGAACGCCGTTCCGGCTTCCAGGCCAAGGCTCACCTGGGCAAGGAACTGGCGCAGGTGGTTGAAGTGCTGCCGCGTGACGACCTGTTCCAGACCCCGGTCGACGAACTGTTCAGCACCGTGATGTCGATCGTGCAGATCCAGGAGCGCAACAAGATCCGCGTGTTCCTGCGCAAAGACCCGTACGGTCGCTTCTGCTACTGCCTGGCCTACGTGCCGCGCGACATCTACTCCACCGAAGTGCGCCAGAAGATCCAGCAAGTGCTGATGGATCGCCTGAAAGCCAGCGATTGCGAGTTCTGGACGTTCTTCTCCGAGTCCGTGCTGGCCCGTGTGCAACTGATTCTGCGGGTTGACCCGAAGAACCGTCTGGACATCGACCCGCTGCTGCTGGAAAAAGAAGTCGTGCAGGCTTGCCGCAGCTGGCAGGACGACTACGCCAGCCTGGTGGTCGAGAGCTTCGGCGAAGCCCACGGCACCAACGTGCTGGCCGACTTCCCGAAAGGCTTCCCGGCCGGTTACCGCGAGCGTTTCGCTGCGCATTCGGCCGTCGTCGACATGCAGCACCTGCTGAACCTTTCGGAAGCCAATCCGCTGGTCATGAGCTTCTACCAGCCTTTGGCCCAGAGCACCGGTCAGCAACTGCTGCACTGCAAGCTCTATCACGCCGATACCCCGCTGGCGTTGTCCGACGTCCTGCCGATCCTGGAAAACCTCGGCCTGCGCGTGCTGGGCGAGTTCCCGTATCGCCTGCGCCACAGCAATGGCCGCGAATTCTGGATCCATGACTTTGCGTTCACCGCCGCTGAAGGCCTGAACCTGGACATCCAGCAACTCAACGACACCCTGCAGGACGCTTTCGTCCACATCGTTCGCGGCGATGCCGAAAACGATGCGTTCAACCGCCTGGTACTGACCGCCGGCCTGCCATGGCGCGACGTGGCGTTGCTGCGTGCGTACGCCCGTTACCTGAAGCAGATTCGCCTGGGCTTCGACCTGGGCTACATCGCCAGCACCCTGAACAACCACACCGACATCGCTCGCGAACTGACCCGGTTGTTCAAGACCCGCTTCTATCTGGCACGCAAGCTGACCAGCGACGACCTGGACGACAAGCAGCAACGTCTGGAACACGCGATCCTGAGCGCGCTGGACGATGTTCAGGTGCTCAACGAAGACCGGATCCTGCGTCGCTACCTGGACCTGATCAAGGCGACCTTGCGGACCAACTTCTACCAGACCGACGCCAACGGTCATAACAAGTCCTACTTCAGCTTCAAGTTCAACCCGCACTTGATTCCAGAGCTGCCGAAGCCTGTGCCGAAGTTCGAAATCTTCGTTTACTCGCCACGCGTCGAAGGCGTGCACCTGCGCTTCGGCAACGTTGCGCGCGGCGGTCTGCGCTGGTCCGACCGTGAAGAAGACTTCCGTACCGAAGTCCTGGGCCTGGTAAAAGCCCAGCAAGTGAAGAACTCGGTCATCGTGCCGGTGGGCGCCAAGGGCGGCTTCCTGCCGCGTCGTCTGCCACTGGGTGGCAGCCGTGACGAGATCGCGGCCGAGGGCATCGCCTGCTACCGCATCTTCATTTCGGGGCTGTTGGACATTACCGACAACCTGAAAGACGGCGCGCTGGTTCCGCCATTGAACGTGGTTCGCCACGACGATGACGACCCGTACCTGGTGGTGGCAGCGGACAAAGGTACCGCGACCTTCTCCGACATCGCCAACGGCATCGCCATCGACTACGGCTTCTGGCTGGGCGACGCCTTTGCTTCGGGCGGCTCGGCCGGTTACGACCACAAGAAAATGGGCATCACCGCCAAAGGCGCGTGGGTGGGCGTACAGCGTCACTTCCGCGAGCGTGGCATCAACGTCCAGGAAGACAGCATCACTGTCGTGGGCGTCGGCGACATGGCCGGTGACGTGTTCGGCAACGGTTTGCTGATGTCGAACACGCTGCAACTGGTTGCCGCGTTCAACCACCTGCACATTTTCATCGACCCGAACCCGCAGCCTGCCAACAGCTTCGCTGAGCGTCAGCGTCTGTTCGACCTGCCGCGTTCGGCGTGGTCGGATTACGACACCAGCATCATGTCCGAAGGCGGCGGGATCTTCTCCCGTAGCGCGAAAAGCATCGCGATTTCCCCGCAGATGAAAGAGCGCTTCGACATTCAGGCCGACAAGCTGACCCCGACCGAACTGCTGAACGCCTTGCTCAAGGCGCCTGTGGATCTGTTGTGGAACGGCGGTATCGGTACGTACGTCAAGGCCAGCAGCGAAAGCCACGCCGATGTCGGCGACAAGGCCAACGATGCACTGCGCGTGAACGGCAACGAACTGCGCTGCAAAGTCGTGGGCGAGGGCGGTAACCTCGGTATGACCCAACTGGGTCGTGTCGAATTCGGCCTCAATGGTGGCGGTTCCAACACCGACTTCATCGACAACGCCGGTGGTGTGGACTGCTCCGACCACGAAGTAAACATCAAGATCCTGCTGAACGAAGTCGTGCACGCTGGCGACATGACCGACAAGCAACGTAACCAGTTGCTGGCGAGCATGACCGATGAAGTCGGCGGCCTGGTGCTGGGCAACAACTACAAGCAGACCCAGGCCCTGTCCCTGGCGGCTCGCCGTGCCTTCGTGCGGATTGCCGAATACAAACGTCTGATGAACGACCTGGAAGGCCGCGGCAAGCTGGACCGTGCCATCGAGTTCCTGCCGTCGGAAGATCAACTCAACGAGCGCGTTGCGGCAGGCCATGGCCTGACCCGTGCCGAGCTGTCGGTGCTGATCTCCTACAGCAAGATCGACCTCAAGGAAGCACTGCTCAACTCGCAAGTGCCGGACGACGACTACCTGACCCGCGACATGGAAACTGCTTTCCCGCCGATGCTTGTGAGCAAGTTCTCCGAAGCCATGCGTCGTCACCGTCTGAAGCGCGAGATCGTCAGCACCCAGATCGCCAACGACCTGGTCAACCACATGGGCATCACGTTCGTGCAACGACTCAAAGAGTCGACCGGCATGAGCCCGGCGAACGTGGCCGGTGCCTACGTGATCGTGCGTGACATCTTCCACCTCCCGCACTGGTTCCGTCAGATTGAAGCCCTGGACTACCAGGTCTCCGCCGACGTGCAACTGGAGTTGATGGATGAGCTGATGCGCCTGGGCCGTCGTGCCACGCGCTGGTTCCTGCGCAGCCGTCGTAACGAGCAGAACGCTGCCCGCGACGTCGCACACTTCGGTCCACATCTGGCAGCGCTGGGCCTCAAGCTCGACGAACTGCTGGAAGGCCCGACCCGCGAAGGCTGGCAGACCCGTTATCAGGCTTACGTTGCGGCGGGCGTACCCGAGTTGCTGGCGCGCATGGTTGCAGGCACCACTCACCTGTACACCCTGTTGCCGATTATCGAAGCGGCCGACGTTACCGGTCAGAACGCAGCGGACGTGGCCAAGGCGTACTTCGCCGTGGGCAGCGCGCTGGACCTGACCTGGTACCTGCAACAGATCAGCGCCTTGCCGGTGGAAAACAACTGGCAAGCGCTGGCCCGTGAAGCGTTCCGTGATGACATCGACTGGCAGCAACGGGCGATCACCATCTCGGTCCTGCAAATGGGCGAGGGTGAGCAAGACGTAGAAGCGCGTCTGGCGCTGTGGATGGAGCAGAACCAGAACATGGTCGAGCGCTGGCGCGCCATGCTGGTGGACATCCGTGCCGCCAGCGGCACCGACTACGCCATGTACGCGGTGGCCAACCGTGAACTGCTGGACCTGGCGTTGAGCGGTCAATCGGTCGTCTGA
- a CDS encoding type II secretion system protein N yields MQLPEQLSAPKIVQALALLAALAGAMTWSLLLTSAESHTPDAPPERLAVRSDNPALQWFSNRPAQVDIKVSGVMAGARGAVAILSLNDGLPRSFLAGEALSQGVRLLSIEGDGVMIERGSEKTRLTVSKLPDSPFLPVLTRE; encoded by the coding sequence ATGCAACTGCCCGAACAACTCTCTGCCCCAAAAATCGTCCAGGCGCTGGCGCTGCTGGCCGCACTGGCTGGCGCGATGACCTGGTCGTTACTGCTGACCTCCGCCGAGTCCCACACGCCGGACGCGCCCCCTGAAAGGCTCGCCGTGCGTTCGGACAATCCGGCGTTGCAATGGTTTTCCAACCGTCCGGCGCAGGTCGATATCAAGGTCAGCGGGGTGATGGCCGGGGCGCGCGGGGCGGTGGCGATTCTCAGCCTGAACGACGGCCTGCCGCGCAGCTTTCTGGCCGGCGAGGCCCTGAGCCAGGGTGTTCGATTGCTGTCTATCGAGGGCGATGGAGTGATGATCGAACGCGGCAGCGAGAAGACCCGGCTGACGGTCAGCAAGTTGCCGGATTCGCCGTTTCTTCCGGTGTTGACCCGCGAATGA
- the gspH gene encoding type II secretion system minor pseudopilin GspH, whose protein sequence is MDSHTQHGFTLIELMVVLVIIGIASAAISLSIKPDPLNLLRKDADRLAQLLQVAQAEARADGRPISWKADAKGFRFSRQNDDGQGVEHFKDDPQLRPRAWQSPAMEVRIEPKQPLVLNAEWINPPLEIRLSDGQHRLNVQRSAAGQVTVQ, encoded by the coding sequence ATGGATAGCCACACGCAACACGGCTTCACCCTGATCGAATTGATGGTGGTGCTGGTGATCATCGGCATCGCCAGTGCGGCGATCAGCCTGAGTATCAAACCCGACCCGCTGAACCTGCTGCGCAAGGACGCTGACCGACTCGCCCAATTGCTCCAGGTGGCCCAGGCCGAAGCGCGAGCCGACGGTCGGCCGATCAGTTGGAAGGCCGATGCCAAGGGCTTTCGCTTCAGCCGCCAGAACGACGACGGCCAGGGTGTCGAGCACTTCAAGGACGATCCGCAACTGCGGCCTCGTGCCTGGCAAAGCCCGGCGATGGAGGTGCGCATTGAACCCAAACAGCCGCTGGTGCTGAACGCCGAGTGGATCAACCCACCCCTGGAGATTCGCCTCTCGGACGGCCAGCATCGCCTGAACGTCCAACGCAGCGCGGCCGGTCAGGTGACGGTCCAATGA
- a CDS encoding STN domain-containing protein codes for MLWLMGWAALPARAVAMIELDIPAQELAPALEAFSRSTAMAVLVDRELTRGRRSVAVKGRFAATDALKVLLTGSGLMARYTRADAFTLQVAQVEDRPLPSGSTTRNNEWTDSSYAAAIQQTIERTLCRSPLTRPGSFRALVQLWIGRDGTVQHSRLISSTGDVQRDGALVKSLQHLKVQRSAPSSLRQPVTLLLLPDSSGKRMECTQQEGTWGA; via the coding sequence ATGCTCTGGCTGATGGGCTGGGCCGCGCTGCCCGCAAGGGCGGTGGCGATGATCGAACTGGACATTCCAGCGCAGGAGCTCGCACCGGCGCTTGAAGCCTTCAGCCGTTCGACCGCCATGGCGGTGTTGGTGGATCGCGAATTGACCCGTGGCCGACGCTCGGTGGCGGTCAAGGGTCGCTTTGCCGCTACCGATGCCCTGAAAGTCCTGCTCACCGGCAGCGGTTTGATGGCGCGCTACACCCGTGCGGATGCTTTCACCCTGCAAGTGGCTCAGGTTGAAGATCGGCCTTTGCCCAGCGGATCGACCACCCGCAACAACGAGTGGACGGACAGCAGTTACGCCGCCGCGATCCAGCAGACCATCGAACGCACGTTGTGCCGTTCGCCACTGACCCGCCCCGGCAGCTTTCGGGCCTTGGTGCAGCTGTGGATCGGCCGCGATGGCACGGTTCAGCACAGTCGGTTGATCAGCTCTACCGGTGATGTACAGCGCGATGGCGCGTTGGTGAAAAGTTTGCAGCACTTGAAGGTTCAACGCTCGGCGCCCAGTTCACTGCGTCAGCCGGTCACGTTGCTTCTGCTACCCGACTCATCAGGAAAACGCATGGAATGCACACAACAAGAGGGAACCTGGGGGGCATGA
- a CDS encoding PLP-dependent aminotransferase family protein, translated as MELHVVIKGRKDLAEQLYQQLRGAIESGRLAVGTQLPPSRLLAEQLGVSRKTVSDTYTLLTYENFLVGKIGRGTFVNARSAKVERKQTGADLACAASLEKWQTLPSPLRHPTQEGMQRYEFIGGATRNPFPHEQWRRCTQDALRRMALTGGFYSQPEGLPALRAAIAGHVAFSRGVVCQDDDIVVCNGAQQALDLIARVVIEPGSIVAMEDPGYTPARLLFAAQGAHVVGVPVDAEGIQVALIPEGTQLIYVTPSHQFPLGMPMSAARREALLTRALSLGAIVIEDDYDSEFRYEGRPTDSLQSMDTRGLVAYVGTFSKTLLPELRLGYAVLPPAIRNAVIKAKQLTDCHTSTLPQWALAKFISEGYLLKHIRRCHTVYAGRRERILKRLHGDLSPWLEAVPTIAGFHMAALCKVPVDVPLLIERAKHVDVGLYPLDGFYFDTPVQNGLYFGFGAIETLDIDPALDKVRDLLTQIA; from the coding sequence ATGGAACTTCATGTCGTCATCAAAGGCCGCAAGGACCTGGCCGAGCAGCTCTATCAGCAGTTGCGGGGTGCCATCGAGTCCGGGCGGCTGGCGGTCGGTACCCAGTTGCCGCCCAGTCGCCTGCTGGCCGAACAGTTGGGGGTTTCACGCAAGACCGTGTCCGACACCTACACCTTGTTGACCTATGAAAACTTCCTGGTCGGCAAGATTGGTCGCGGCACCTTTGTCAACGCGCGCTCGGCCAAGGTTGAACGCAAGCAGACCGGTGCAGACCTGGCCTGCGCCGCCAGCCTGGAAAAATGGCAAACCCTGCCATCGCCCCTGCGCCACCCGACGCAGGAAGGCATGCAACGCTATGAATTCATCGGTGGCGCCACGCGCAACCCATTCCCCCATGAGCAATGGCGCCGCTGCACTCAAGACGCCTTGCGGCGTATGGCCCTCACGGGCGGGTTTTACAGCCAACCCGAAGGCCTGCCGGCCCTGCGAGCAGCCATTGCCGGGCACGTGGCGTTTTCCCGTGGCGTGGTCTGCCAGGACGACGACATCGTGGTGTGCAACGGTGCGCAACAAGCGCTCGACCTGATCGCCCGCGTGGTGATTGAACCCGGCAGTATCGTCGCCATGGAAGATCCCGGCTACACCCCGGCACGTTTGCTGTTCGCCGCCCAGGGCGCGCACGTGGTGGGCGTCCCGGTAGACGCCGAAGGTATTCAGGTGGCGTTGATTCCCGAAGGCACGCAGCTGATTTATGTCACCCCGTCGCACCAATTCCCTCTCGGCATGCCGATGAGTGCCGCGCGGCGCGAAGCCTTGCTGACGCGTGCCTTGAGCCTGGGCGCAATCGTTATCGAAGACGACTATGACAGCGAATTCCGCTACGAAGGCCGCCCCACTGACTCATTGCAAAGCATGGACACCCGGGGCCTGGTCGCCTACGTCGGCACCTTCTCCAAAACCCTGCTGCCGGAACTGCGCCTGGGCTACGCCGTGCTGCCACCTGCAATCCGCAATGCGGTGATCAAAGCCAAGCAACTGACCGATTGCCACACCTCGACCCTGCCGCAATGGGCACTGGCCAAGTTCATCAGCGAGGGTTATCTGCTCAAGCACATTCGCCGCTGTCACACCGTGTACGCCGGGCGCCGCGAACGAATACTCAAGCGCCTGCACGGCGATCTTTCACCGTGGCTTGAAGCGGTGCCCACCATCGCCGGTTTCCACATGGCCGCGCTGTGCAAGGTCCCGGTCGATGTGCCGTTGTTGATCGAGCGGGCGAAGCACGTCGACGTCGGCCTCTATCCGCTGGACGGGTTCTACTTCGACACACCGGTCCAGAACGGTTTGTACTTCGGTTTTGGCGCCATCGAAACCCTGGACATCGACCCCGCACTGGACAAGGTTCGCGACTTGCTCACTCAAATCGCCTGA
- the gspI gene encoding type II secretion system minor pseudopilin GspI, with product MSAPRKEAGFTLIEVLVALAIIAVAMSAAVRVAGLMTQSNGLLRDKSLALLAAQSRMAELRLEGRFALGMKAFECDQGRLLLRCEQTISPAENGALLKVNVRVLERSHEAPPLAQLDTLLSRPAPKKNP from the coding sequence ATGTCAGCCCCCCGAAAAGAAGCCGGTTTCACCCTGATTGAAGTGCTGGTGGCGCTGGCGATCATCGCCGTGGCCATGTCCGCCGCAGTGCGCGTGGCAGGCTTGATGACGCAGAGCAACGGCCTGCTGCGGGACAAGTCGCTGGCACTGCTGGCCGCTCAAAGCCGCATGGCGGAGCTGCGTCTGGAAGGTCGTTTTGCCCTGGGCATGAAAGCCTTCGAGTGCGATCAGGGCCGCTTGCTGTTGCGCTGCGAGCAAACCATCAGCCCGGCTGAAAACGGCGCGCTGTTGAAGGTCAATGTCCGGGTACTCGAGCGCAGCCACGAGGCCCCGCCGCTGGCGCAACTGGATACCTTGCTCAGCCGCCCGGCACCGAAGAAAAACCCATGA
- a CDS encoding type II secretion system protein GspJ, protein MSARQTGFTLIEVMVAIMLMAIVSLIAWRGLDSVTRADTHLQASSEQTEELLRTLNQLERDVALRAGIELVEPRRPGTEAEPSEAPPAVTVRSAEGKGFRLDLIRTSAQSEGGLQRVRWWLKGDTLYRAAAEARSHYPLPAPAQGVAVLGQVTSLELRVWDADKGWRRLSGNRKENPPGIEISLTRQTPQGVEHYRQVLGPLD, encoded by the coding sequence ATGAGCGCCCGGCAAACAGGTTTCACCCTGATCGAAGTGATGGTGGCGATCATGCTGATGGCGATTGTCAGCCTGATCGCCTGGCGTGGTCTGGACAGCGTGACCCGCGCCGACACGCATTTGCAGGCCAGCAGCGAGCAGACCGAGGAACTGTTGCGCACCTTGAATCAGCTGGAGCGCGATGTCGCCTTGCGCGCCGGTATCGAACTGGTCGAACCGCGCCGGCCCGGTACCGAAGCAGAACCGTCCGAGGCACCACCGGCCGTGACCGTGCGCAGCGCCGAAGGCAAGGGCTTTCGCCTGGACCTGATCCGCACCTCCGCGCAATCGGAGGGCGGTTTGCAGCGCGTGCGCTGGTGGCTCAAGGGCGACACGCTGTACCGCGCCGCAGCCGAGGCCCGCAGCCACTACCCGTTGCCGGCGCCCGCCCAGGGAGTGGCCGTGCTGGGCCAGGTGACCTCGCTTGAATTAAGGGTGTGGGACGCCGACAAAGGCTGGCGGCGCTTGAGCGGCAATCGCAAGGAAAACCCGCCGGGGATCGAAATCAGCCTGACACGCCAGACACCTCAAGGTGTCGAGCACTATCGGCAAGTGTTGGGACCGTTGGACTGA